A genomic segment from Pseudomonadota bacterium encodes:
- the queF gene encoding preQ(1) synthase: MAADSDDSLTQLGRQAAIPASPEEAVLEGFANPDTSTDYLVRFTCPEFTTLCPITGQPDFAHFVIDYVPAARCLESKSLKLYLAAFRNAACFHEQGTLAIVGKIEAAIRPRWLRVAGYWFPRGGIPIDIFYQSGPPPAGLWVPEPGVAPYRGRG; this comes from the coding sequence ATGGCGGCAGATTCCGATGATTCCCTGACCCAGCTCGGCCGGCAGGCGGCGATTCCGGCCTCGCCCGAGGAAGCGGTGCTGGAGGGCTTCGCCAACCCCGACACCAGCACCGACTACCTCGTCCGCTTCACCTGCCCGGAATTCACCACCCTCTGCCCGATCACCGGCCAGCCGGACTTCGCCCATTTCGTGATCGACTACGTGCCGGCCGCGCGCTGCCTCGAAAGCAAGTCGCTCAAGCTTTACCTGGCGGCGTTCCGGAACGCCGCCTGCTTCCACGAGCAAGGCACCCTCGCCATCGTCGGCAAGATAGAGGCGGCCATTCGCCCGCGCTGGCTGCGCGTCGCCGGCTATTGGTTTCCCCGCGGCGGCATTCCGATCGATATCTTCTACCAGTCCGGCCCGCCGCCGGCAGGCCTCTGGGTGCCGGAACCGGGCGTTGCCCCCTATCGCGGCCGCGGCTAG
- the queD gene encoding 6-carboxytetrahydropterin synthase QueD: MEIYKTFRIEAAHRLPHVPPGHKCERLHGHSFVIELRIRGPLGEKSGWVMDFAEVEAAFAPLFAALDHRYLNDVEGLENPTSEVLARWIWARLKPRLSGLAEVILRETCTAGAVYRGEDGP; this comes from the coding sequence ATGGAAATCTACAAGACCTTCCGGATCGAAGCGGCCCACCGGCTTCCCCACGTGCCGCCGGGCCACAAATGCGAACGCCTGCACGGCCATTCCTTCGTCATTGAGCTGCGCATTCGGGGCCCGCTCGGCGAAAAGAGCGGCTGGGTCATGGATTTCGCCGAGGTCGAGGCGGCCTTCGCCCCGCTCTTCGCCGCCCTCGACCACCGCTACCTGAACGACGTCGAAGGCCTCGAAAATCCGACCAGCGAGGTGCTGGCGCGCTGGATCTGGGCGCGGCTGAAGCCAAGGCTTTCCGGTCTTGCGGAAGTCATCCTGCGGGAAACCTGCACGGCGGGTGCCGTCTACCGGGGAGAAGACGGCCCCTAG